In Ananas comosus cultivar F153 linkage group 14, ASM154086v1, whole genome shotgun sequence, the genomic stretch GAAAGGAAATTGTAGggaggaaaaataaaacaaagtttGCCATTTGCCCGTGACGTTTTGTTTTATTCGAGGCAAGGGAAAACTTttaaggaaaagagaagaaattttcccttttctaacctttttttttttttttttccaatacaTCATCGTCGTCACCATTGTCTGGTAGTAGAGTGTTACTCCCTAAAAAGAGTAGTAGGGAAGAGCTGTGACAGAGAGCACTGATGACCACTATGAAGCTGGGTTTCAAAGCAGAAGCTTTTAAGTTAGAAGGCCAAACATGGTATGCTTTTTCCTAATCAGTACAGTTTTTtacatacatttatatatacCTTTTTTATGTGTCCTCTCATATCCTTTGCATACGATCCTGACAAGATCTCTTTCTGTCCTTATTTTGCACATCCTATTGGGCATCAGGGTTTATGTtcacgctaattttttattctacaCATGCAATTAATGCAATGTTCTTTGAAAGGCAAACATGTAACTTCTCCCtgaatttctctctttctttttcttttctttttttccctttgaaGTGGCTGCCTTTATTTGTGTGTACATCATACAAATCATAGAGATCATGGTGTTTCTTTCTCAGATCCTTATGTAGTTGAACACTGATTGGAATAGCGCTTTTTAATTAAGGACGGTTAGTTCATCTTTCCTGAATATGGACATATGCTATGTGCTTGTGATGCCTCACTCACTATTAAAAAGATATGCTCTCATGGTTGTACGAAACATATATACTAAATTGATTAAAAAGGTCGACAGGTTACATTATTATTACCGAGTAATAATTGATATGAATTCTACTCAAAACTTCCTTGCCTGACAATAGAGAACTGACAGATAATGATCTAAATGTAAGTTCTGGTGTATCCAGAAAATCTTCTTAAGATCTTCTTTGAATGCTAGAATAACTCATCAGGCATATATTCTCTTGGTTACTCGAGGACTATTTGTTGACAAAGTTTTGGGAGGCACAATAAGTAGCTAAAAAGGAATGAGTGTACCAACCTCCAAAGGATATCCTAATACATCTCAAATGTAGAATGCACCGCCTTGGAAACATGAATGGCCTTCCATTGCGCGAAAAAGCCAAAACTCTTATGTGATAATCCATAAAGAAGTGTCCAAAAGTTGGCCCCATTTAATTCAACTTAGCCTCACAAAATTATTTTGACAATTCAAATAGGCCCCCAAGAAAACCACAAGGCATCGGCTGCAGTGGTAGGAGTTACTTTCTGACTGCTTTGGTATAAAGCATGCCTAAATTCGCTAGATCATGCACATAAATACATAACGTGGTGACGATAATCCTTATTAGACTTGTGGGAGTTGAGTGCTCCACATTCTGACTTTGAAAGCACTTGAAATCAAATCAACTCTATCAGTTAAGTGAATTATTCTATGCACTATTGTACAGCTTATTTGTGAAAGATTGTATATATATTGGTCAACTGTTTTTTACTCAGTTTGCTTTTTCCATCTAATGGTTGTAAATTTTGTCTCGTAGTATTGAAATATGAGAGAATTTCTTGcacaaaaagataataaatcCATGGAACTTCTCGTTAGCTAGTTGTAGGAAGCAGCCTTATTAAATACATTGTAGATAGGAAGGACTGCTATCATACACAATATATGTAACTTTCCTCCAGGAAAACAAAAGCTCTATACTAGTTTTCCTTAGTTACCTGATATTTTGTGTGTCTGTACAAATTTGTCtgctctttttcttatttttgcaaataagaGTATTGCACTACTATTACTTTTCTAACAGATAAAAGGATTGATGATTTTTCAGCAAAACACAATACataattatgtaatatatttggGTTGACAGCTAAGTGGGTGTTCGGATTAATGTAATCACAGTTCAATTGAAAATCAAGTTTGGTAAGAGCAAAAAAATTGGTCTTGACGTCAACTAACATAATGCCAGGAAGATTCACCATATATTTGTAGTCAGATTTTGGGTCTTTCTGCGAAAGATGACTTTGGTATCTATCTTGAGCCTTTTAAGCTCATGCCTGCCTATCGAATGTAAAGGAAATTTGTTTTTGAATTTAAGTTCATGGCTACCTATTGAATCTTCTAGGTGTCTTCATGATAGATGGCAAGCCTAATATTTCTACTCTTAATAAACTTGATTTACGGCCGAGATGCAATTTCATGAATCCAAATGCTCCTTAGCCTTCTGGATAGTGGTTGCTTCGGGATAGGAATTCAgctctacattttttttctatcatttAATGAAACGCACAAGGAATGATCCTGTGTTTTACAATGATAAAAACAAAAGCATTATGTACTGATGATGTGAGCGAGGGGCATCAACTATTTGCTTTAGAGCTTCACATGGCACAGTATTAAATTACTCGTCCCCATCCTGGTAATTGAACTCTTTATATCCCGCAGGATTTGTATGACTGACCTTGCGAGCGATGTAGTTATCAAGGTAGGAGAGATGTCATTCCACCTCCACAAGGTACTTTCCGTGTTTAGTTTGTTCTCAATAATCTCAATAATTATGGAATTTTTGTCTTTCCATTCAGCATATGGGTGCTTTCTTATAGCAAAATAAATGAGCAAGATATTTAGAGTTGCTTGCACATCATAAGCCAAAGAAAATACATATGCTTGTTATTCCAAGGAGATTATTTATGTTGTCAAAAACAATCGCAGAAATGTCGGTCAAGTAAGGGTTACTAGGCTCATCAAGTTGACTAATAATTACCTAGCCAtcattttattgaaattttctgCCTGAGACGTTCTATTTGTGGACCTAAATAACATGCTGCCATGGTTTATACCTCTGTAAGTTTGCAATGTATTTCTGAATTATTTAGttttgtcaaattttaattttactttagtTTCATCTTTTCCCGAGATTTAGTTTACTTATATAAATTGAGTTTGTTCTGGATTCGCAGTTCAATGTACAATGCAACAATAGCCATCCCACTACTTGCTAGTTGAATGAAATTCTGTCTGGTCCTCTCAGAGCTAATGTTATTGACTTGACTGTGACTTCTGAATAATCTTTTCAATTCTCTGGAAACCCAAAATACCAATGTATGATTGTCTGTTTTCTTGTTTTGTAGGGCAAAGCTTTGATTTTATGCTAGCATGCAGTGAttacctttttctttctatttaacAACCTGGATGACTCAGAAGTTcaatatcttttcttctttttctccagTTTCCATTGATTAACAGAAGTGGCTTACTTCAGAAGATGATTAATGAATTCCACAGCGATGATGGCAAAGGTTGCATTCTTCAGCTTCATGACATTCCGGGTGGCTCCAAATCCTTTGAACTAGTCGCAAAATTCTGTTATGATGTTAAGATAGAGCTGAATGCTCTCAATGTTGTTTCTCTTCGGTGCGCTGCGGAGCATCTCTGCATGACTGAAGATTATGGAGAAGGAAATCTTATAGTACAAACAGAAAATTTTCTTAATGAAGTCCTTAATAACTGGAACGATGCCATAAAAGTGCTTCAAATGTGTGACAATGTTTTCCCCCATGCAGAGGATCTTCAAATAGTCGCAAGATGCATCAAATCCCTTGCAAAGAAAGCTTGTGCAGATCCTACGCTGTTTGGTTGGCCCATGCTTGGATACTACAACACAAAGAGCCTGGAGGGAACTGTTCTGTGGAACGGAATTAGTGCATCAGGGAAATCGCAATCCCCGACTGCTGATTGGTGGTACAAAGATGCCTCTTTTCTCAAATTTTCTATATACAAGAGGCTTATTTTGGCTATGCAAGCTGAAGGTATGAAACCCGAGATTGTTGCGGGGTCTCTTATGCATTATGCAAGGAAATACCTCCCAGGGCTGATTAGGCATTTAGGTATATCTGGTTCATCAACGTCAGAAAGTGAACAGAGGATTCTCCTTGAAGAGATTGTTGAATTGCTTCCGATGGAAAAGGGTGCGAGTTCAACCAAGTTTCTATTGGGCATGCTTCGAACTGCCATGATTTTACAAGCAAGTCCAGCATGCAGGGAAATTTTGGAGAAAAAGGTGGGGGCTCAATTGGATGCAGCAGCCCTTGAAGACCTTTTGATACCAAACATGGGTTACTCTGTTGAAACTCTTTATGACGTGGATTGTGTTCAAAGAATCCTGGACCAGTTCATGTTGGTGAACCAGGCAACGGTTGAGGCTTCTCCTGAAATTGTGGATGAAGGGCAGTTGTTATCCTCTTCAGCTGAACTAACACCAATAACCATGGTGGCAAAGCTTGTTGATGGGTATCTAGCAGAAGTTGCATCTGATGTTAATCTTAAGCTTCCAAAGTTCCAAACAATAGCAGCTGTAATTCCTGATTATGCCAGGCATTCAGATGACGGAATCTATCGTGCTATTGACATATACCTAAAGGTAACGGAAGCCTATCAATCTATCGTGCTATTGACATATACCTAAAGGTAACGGAAGCCTATCAGCCATACAATCTAGTCTATCGGAAAGGTGGCATTTGAAATGATGATGTACACCTATATAGGTTCATAATCTGTGGACAAATACTTCACATAAACACAGGATTTGTTATTCTTTATTCCTGAAATTTTCGTCATAATTGATAAACACAGAGATGAAACCAGCTAAAACTCAAGTCATTCGAATAACTTCCCCGCTAGGCCATAATCTTGCTTATCTGCTGTATATATGTGTTTGTACGATATGGTTTCCCAAAATGCATTATTATTGGATATTTGATATCTCGGTTATATTAGACTGATTTCAAGGGCCTAGGACTAACATTGCTTCCCATCATGCTTTTCATTTTTCCTTGTGTCAATTGTTATATAAGAGTGGAATTATGGTTCTGTCAGCTTAGTATAGTTCTAAATTTTAGTTTGTGATCTTACAAATTACCTTTCGAGATTACGGCAAGGTCT encodes the following:
- the LOC109720766 gene encoding BTB/POZ domain-containing protein At5g03250-like isoform X3 — encoded protein: MINEFHSDDGKGCILQLHDIPGGSKSFELVAKFCYDVKIELNALNVVSLRCAAEHLCMTEDYGEGNLIVQTENFLNEVLNNWNDAIKVLQMCDNVFPHAEDLQIVARCIKSLAKKACADPTLFGWPMLGYYNTKSLEGTVLWNGISASGKSQSPTADWWYKDASFLKFSIYKRLILAMQAEGMKPEIVAGSLMHYARKYLPGLIRHLGISGSSTSESEQRILLEEIVELLPMEKGASSTKFLLGMLRTAMILQASPACREILEKKVGAQLDAAALEDLLIPNMGYSVETLYDVDCVQRILDQFMLVNQATVEASPEIVDEGQLLSSSAELTPITMVAKLVDGYLAEVASDVNLKLPKFQTIAAVIPDYARHSDDGIYRAIDIYLKAHPWLTDSEREQLCRLMNCQKLSLEACMHAAQNERLPLRVIVQVLFFEQLRLRTTVASWFFISDNIDNSRDPHIQLPKNNDGFIHSEIMQETEQASSSMDEVRLRVCELEKECSSLRQEVEKLGKAKSVWNFFSKKFGFGVRSQQHCDAKQVSMDDSHFMKSC
- the LOC109720766 gene encoding BTB/POZ domain-containing protein At5g03250-like isoform X2 — translated: MVYTSFPLINRSGLLQKMINEFHSDDGKGCILQLHDIPGGSKSFELVAKFCYDVKIELNALNVVSLRCAAEHLCMTEDYGEGNLIVQTENFLNEVLNNWNDAIKVLQMCDNVFPHAEDLQIVARCIKSLAKKACADPTLFGWPMLGYYNTKSLEGTVLWNGISASGKSQSPTADWWYKDASFLKFSIYKRLILAMQAEGMKPEIVAGSLMHYARKYLPGLIRHLGISGSSTSESEQRILLEEIVELLPMEKGASSTKFLLGMLRTAMILQASPACREILEKKVGAQLDAAALEDLLIPNMGYSVETLYDVDCVQRILDQFMLVNQATVEASPEIVDEGQLLSSSAELTPITMVAKLVDGYLAEVASDVNLKLPKFQTIAAVIPDYARHSDDGIYRAIDIYLKAHPWLTDSEREQLCRLMNCQKLSLEACMHAAQNERLPLRVIVQVLFFEQLRLRTTVASWFFISDNIDNSRDPHIQLPKNNDGFIHSEIMQETEQASSSMDEVRLRVCELEKECSSLRQEVEKLGKAKSVWNFFSKKFGFGVRSQQHCDAKQVSMDDSHFMKSC
- the LOC109720766 gene encoding BTB/POZ domain-containing protein At5g03250-like isoform X1, which translates into the protein MTTMKLGFKAEAFKLEGQTWICMTDLASDVVIKVGEMSFHLHKFPLINRSGLLQKMINEFHSDDGKGCILQLHDIPGGSKSFELVAKFCYDVKIELNALNVVSLRCAAEHLCMTEDYGEGNLIVQTENFLNEVLNNWNDAIKVLQMCDNVFPHAEDLQIVARCIKSLAKKACADPTLFGWPMLGYYNTKSLEGTVLWNGISASGKSQSPTADWWYKDASFLKFSIYKRLILAMQAEGMKPEIVAGSLMHYARKYLPGLIRHLGISGSSTSESEQRILLEEIVELLPMEKGASSTKFLLGMLRTAMILQASPACREILEKKVGAQLDAAALEDLLIPNMGYSVETLYDVDCVQRILDQFMLVNQATVEASPEIVDEGQLLSSSAELTPITMVAKLVDGYLAEVASDVNLKLPKFQTIAAVIPDYARHSDDGIYRAIDIYLKAHPWLTDSEREQLCRLMNCQKLSLEACMHAAQNERLPLRVIVQVLFFEQLRLRTTVASWFFISDNIDNSRDPHIQLPKNNDGFIHSEIMQETEQASSSMDEVRLRVCELEKECSSLRQEVEKLGKAKSVWNFFSKKFGFGVRSQQHCDAKQVSMDDSHFMKSC